A part of Candidatus Afararchaeum irisae genomic DNA contains:
- a CDS encoding cob(I)yrinic acid a,c-diamide adenosyltransferase has protein sequence MSDFGRVHVYTGNGKGKTTAAVGAGLRAAGHGYSVHMVQFMKGEWFPQYGEIKSLQDDENFTVEQFATQHFIEPDDVTEHDRKTVEKAIEASRRAVDSNYDVVILDEINVASHFGLVSEDEMLGLIESKSPETELILTGRYAPESVIREADLVTRMENVRHPYDGDGDGDGDGDGDEAEVDDAEGMDAREGIEW, from the coding sequence AAAGGGCAAGACCACCGCAGCCGTGGGGGCAGGTCTACGTGCGGCAGGTCACGGCTACTCAGTACATATGGTACAGTTCATGAAGGGCGAGTGGTTCCCTCAGTACGGCGAGATCAAGTCGCTACAAGACGACGAGAACTTCACCGTAGAACAGTTCGCGACACAGCATTTCATAGAGCCCGACGACGTCACAGAACACGACAGGAAGACGGTAGAGAAGGCTATCGAGGCGTCGAGACGGGCGGTCGACAGTAACTACGACGTCGTGATACTCGACGAGATAAACGTCGCGTCACATTTCGGTCTCGTCTCGGAGGACGAGATGCTCGGTCTTATCGAGTCGAAGAGTCCCGAGACTGAGCTAATACTCACGGGACGTTACGCACCCGAGTCTGTTATACGCGAGGCTGACCTCGTAACACGTATGGAGAACGTCAGACATCCCTACGACGGCGACGGTGACGGTGACGGAGACGGAGACGGAGACGAAGCTGAGGTTGATGACGCTGAGGGCATGGACGCGAGGGAGGGGATAGAGTGGTAG